The nucleotide sequence CGCCCTCGCGACGCTGCGGTCCAGGTGGAGTCTCGCAGCCAGCGCGAGGATGGGTTCGTGCAGTGCCAGGACGCCCGCCACGTCGCCGTCGATGAGCGCTTGCGTCACGAGGGTGGAGGTGGTGGCCACCAATGACTGGCACGCGAAGACGTCCCGCTTGCTCCGTGCTGCGAAGACCGCCGCCACGCCATCGACGAACGCCCCTTGCATGCGCAATCGGCGTTGCATGGCCTCCGCTCCTGCCGCATACGTCTCGACGAGGTAGACGCGCGACGTCACGGGGTGTGCGGCGATTGCCGCGAGGTAGGCGCCGAGCATGACCTCGAAGCGTTCCATCGGTGTTCCGCCGCGGGGCGCCGCGACGACGGTGGCCACCATCCGTTCCTGCAGACGTGCGTATCCCGCCATGAAGCAGTCCTGCTTCGAGGAGAAGTACTCGTAGAACGTCGGCCGGGAGACGTGGGCACGGGTAATGATGTCGGACACGGTCGTGTTGGCGAAGCCCTTCTCCGCCATCACCGTTGCCATCGCCTCGAAGATCCTTCGCCGTTGATGTGCAGCGACCTCGTCGCGAGTCATGTGGTGGCGGCCGGCGGGAAGCCTCTCCATGACGTCGGCGTCGATCGTCCGCCGGTCCAGTGCAGGCCGGGCGGAGACGGACTTCGTCGCACGTGCCACCCGGCGATCATAGACCGGTCATCGTTGCAAAGCGTTGTGAGTGAA is from Mycolicibacterium grossiae and encodes:
- a CDS encoding TetR/AcrR family transcriptional regulator — its product is MARATKSVSARPALDRRTIDADVMERLPAGRHHMTRDEVAAHQRRRIFEAMATVMAEKGFANTTVSDIITRAHVSRPTFYEYFSSKQDCFMAGYARLQERMVATVVAAPRGGTPMERFEVMLGAYLAAIAAHPVTSRVYLVETYAAGAEAMQRRLRMQGAFVDGVAAVFAARSKRDVFACQSLVATTSTLVTQALIDGDVAGVLALHEPILALAARLHLDRSVARATDARL